Proteins co-encoded in one Actinomadura luteofluorescens genomic window:
- a CDS encoding type II toxin-antitoxin system VapB family antitoxin, with translation MIFKAVGEGRPYPEHGLSSRDWAKIPPRQVRLDQLVSTKREMDLQSLLSKDSTFYGDLFPHVVQWHGELYLEDGLHRALRAALHQRLVLHARVLDLDAVDFS, from the coding sequence GTGATCTTTAAGGCGGTGGGTGAAGGAAGGCCCTATCCAGAGCACGGTCTCTCGTCCCGGGACTGGGCCAAGATCCCCCCTCGCCAGGTCCGCCTCGACCAGCTCGTCAGCACCAAGCGAGAGATGGATCTCCAGTCGCTGCTGTCGAAGGACTCCACCTTCTACGGCGACCTGTTCCCCCATGTGGTCCAGTGGCACGGCGAGCTCTACCTGGAGGACGGCCTGCACCGGGCGCTCCGGGCGGCGCTGCACCAGCGGCTCGTCCTGCACGCGCGCGTCCTCGACCTGGACGCCGTCGACTTCTCCTGA